The Cryptococcus deuterogattii R265 chromosome 4, complete sequence genome segment CTTACCTGCACTGAAGTCATAGCAGCAATAGTCAGAATCTCTTCTCCGCATCGGAACTCGTGAGAGTTTAATAGCTACCAAGCGTTTTCAGTATTCAATTACATGAATTTTCCCAATAGACACTTACAATAGCAGCCATCATAGGATCCAGAGGAACCTCTGCCATCCTCTCACCCATGGGCCTTGTCAaccttccttcatcatctatcGCCTTCAAACAGAAAAGGAACTCCAACGCTCTGATCATCATCTCGCTCGGCGGGGGACTCATAAAATCGAATTTGGCGAGATTATCGATGCCCAAAGCCTTgagctgaagaagataaagagaTATGTCGGAGCGTACGAGCTCAGGAGGGGTAGTCAATGGCATAGGTGATGACGGATTGGTAGTGGGTAAGATGGAAGCGGGATACAGGCGGAAGCATTTACCGGCAGATGTACGACCGGCACGACCGGCACGCTGGTTTGCAGAGGCAAGGGAACAAGGAGTAGTAGTGAGGACGTCCATACATGTTCTAGGATTGTAGGTTTTAATCTGACAAGAACTCAGTGTCGAGGATCATTGAAACTCTAAAAGACCTACTTTGACAAAGCCAGAGTCGACGACGTATTTGATACCATCAATGGTGACACTCGCCTCAGCAATGTTAGTTGAGAAGATAACTTTTCTGGTATCACGGGGAGGGGGATCAAAAATAAGTGATTGTTCTTCAGGTGGGAGAGTAGCATAAAGTGGCAGAGCAAGCAGTTTGGGCGCGGCTTTGGGTAGACTGATTTGTAGATTAGCTAAAAATGCCGCAGACTGGGACTCACGATAATAGCCTATCTGAGACTTCTTGAATCACTTgatcaatctcttctcgcccAGTAAGAAAGACCAAGATATCTCCAAGCGGTTCCTGCTCTAATTAGCCTCGAACATCTGCTTAATGTGCAAAGACATACCTTCAAATGTATGTCAAAGACGGTCTGGATCGCCGCCTGCGTGTAGTCTGCACATGGCTCCTTAAGGTAGCAGACTTCTACTGGGAACATCCGACCTTCCAAGCTGACAACTAAGAATGGGTTAGCGATTATGATTTAGTCTAACGACATAGACGGCGTACTGATGGCATCGTCTTTTGATCGATCTGTGCCATCTGCGTTTGTATTGAAGTACTCTAAAAAGTCCTCTCTGAAGGAATTTACGTTAATGTAGGCCTAGAAACGCATGAGGTTAAAACTTACGCATCGATGGTGGCCGAAGAGATGATGACTCGCAGCTCCGGCCTCTTTCTCATGATTCTAAAAAGATTTTGTCAGCAATGAGGTCGGCAGACCCTACGTACTTCTTGAGCAGACCTAGTAAGAGATCGGTATATGCTCCCCTTTCATGGGCTTCATCGATCTACACGAAACGACGTAAGCCTTGTTCATCACCCAACGCAAATAAATGACACACCATAATGACGCTGTACTTGCTCAATAATGGATCCATCATAGTTTCTCGAAAGAGCATTCCATCCGTCATGTACTTTATCTTGGTACGTGTGGGATGCGATAGATCTTCGAACCTGATTGTGTATCCAACCTATAGACAAGTTAGCTAAGCAATTGAGCCAGGAACTAAAAGACATCTACCTCATCACCGAGGACGCTGcccacttcttcagctACTCGCGTTGCAACGCTGGTAGCAGCGACCCGACGAGGCTGAGTACAAGCTACAACATGATTTCGCCCTGTCCACCCTGCCTCATGGAGATATTGCGGCAATTCTACAATGGGAATCAGCTTAGTCCTGGTAGCTGCAGGCGGGGAACGGAAGAAGTGACATACGTGTTGACTTTCCACTACCAGTTTGGCCGATGACAATCACTACAGGATACTTCTCAACACACCATAGCAGCTTCTCTCGATGTTTGTAGATGGGTAATCTTTGTCGCTGGGCATCCAAACTGAGATGGGCATTTTGCGATGTATTAATGGGTAATGAACCGTCTTTCTCTGATTCTCTATCAAGCGAGCTGCCTGTTGCGCGTCAGTAGTATTCGATACTAAGAGTACTCACCTGGCGCAGCTGTGCCAGGCTTCCAGAACTGGAGAGGAGGCATCTGAGGGTGTTCAAGTGTAGAGTATGAACTTGCAGAGACAACTGACTTTTGCGACGACGGTGTAAGCGTCGATGTCCGCACGGAGAGGCGCGTGACTCCGAGGTTGCTTCTTATCTATGATAGTGTGCCTTTTTCATGCGCCTTTAATAATATAATAATGTTGTGTTCCTATCTCGCTGGCCACAGCCATATGAGAACGAAATTTCCGTTcccatttttctcttttcccttctctctcctacTCAGCTCAACAAAACCTATCCTACTCTACTCCACTCTACTCCAGACCATCTATCATTTAGCTTGGAATCGAGTGAACAACGACTGAGCATCTGCCTGCAATGTTCTCACAATGGACTAGGCGGGTCAATGAACCGCGACTCACTCAGCGGAAGCTCACTCTACTCGGACGGGCTATTGCCCTTGTAGCGGGGGAGTTACTCTTTAATGCTGTGTGCTGGATCGCAGCTGGTATATGCTTTGGAAAGACGGATGGCATCTTGGGACTGGCCCTTTTGGCTTGGGTAAGTGACTATTTTAAACAGCGTAAAGCTCCGCTGATGGTGACTCATTAGACCATTGGATTACGACACGGTATGTCTTCATACACTTACGTTATGCTCAAGTCTGACACCCTTCTAGGCCTTGATGCAGACCATATCAGTGCGATTGATAACGCAACAAGACAGCTTGTTAGCCAGGGTCAGCTACCTATCACCTGCGGTAAGCTTTATATATTTGCCGCTTAGATGTTATATACTCACAACATTACAGGTCTGTTCTTTTCGCTTGGCCATTCCACTATTGTCATTGTGGTGAACGTCGCAATCGCCGTCAGGTAAGCTTCCATTGGAATCAGACTGTTTTATTAACGTCTTGAATCAGTGTGGACATCTATGACAAGCTTGACAGGGTTGGATCTATCGGTGGAATTGTCGGAGCTTCTGTCTCAgcatccttcctcttcttaaTTGCTTGCCTCAACATCTATTTCCTCATTGGCGCCATTAAGCAACGTAGGTCTATGAAGCGCCGCCAAGCTCTCGGTCTGCCTCCagatgaggacgaaggTGACCCTTCTAAGATCTATGGGGGAGGCTGTATGGTGAGAGTCGTTGGACCTATACTAAGGGCGGTCGACCGACCTTGGAAAATGTACCCTGTTGGAGTACTGTTTGGTTTTGGTTAGTCAAGCTCTATTCTCTTTTGGGCTATGCTGATTTTGGAACAGGGTTTGACACTGCTTCCTCAATTGCATTGCTTGCTATCTCTGCCATCGCTCAACGGGGTCCCAATGGTGACTCGATCAGCCACGGGAAGATTGTaatccttccttttcttgtAAGTATATCGTCTCGCGGATGCGGAATTCTTACCCTTTTTCAGTTCACCGCTGGCATGTCTCTCGTCGACTCTCTTGACTCCATTCTCATGCTCTATGCGTACGCCACCCCTGACTCAACTTCCCCTGAAGGAAAActcgctctccttcagcaTCCTGATTACAAGGATTTTCAAGTCGAGGAAACGGTGGCTACAACCCTTACAGCGGAAGGCGGTCAAACTGAAGGACATCTCATTGAGCAGATTGACGTCCCCCAAGGAGAAATTGAGAGGCTTGAAACAGAGGATAACTTAAAAGCTAAAACCGGTAATGAGATAtcagtggaggaagagagagtcgGTGGATCTTCAAGGGTGGACAATATTGGAGGTGCGCGTAACGAGAGAGTAATGAAGGCCAAGGCAAACACCATGTCATCTCTTtctatcatcctcactcttCTATCTATCCTTGTCGCATTGAGGTAAGCTTCTCTTGTCCTCCTGATTGAATGCCAGACTAATGCATTATGGACAGCATATCTTTGATTGAAATTATGGGGCTCATCGGTGACAACTGTACTCAGTGCCAGGATGCTGCTAATGATCCTGACGGAGGCGGCTTGGCAGGGAGCTGGTGGCGAGCTTGGGCTCGTGTATgtcttttgctttcatCCGCTTAGCATTAAATTTGACGAGCTGATTATGCTTCTTTGATTTAGGCCAACGACCAATCTGGATATATTGGTGCTGCCATCGTTGGTTGCTTTGCCGCTATTCTCTTTGGCTGGTATGGCACTAAATGGGGtatgaagaagtggaaagcCAGAAAAGATGCCAAGGCTGCTATAATACTTCAAGAACAATGAAAATGATGTGACTGAAACCCCTGTAGCGTAAAAACGAAAAGACCGTTTAACCCATATAATGAGCCTCGCGACGTTACAAAGGTAAGGCGTCGACAAAGTATATAGCAATAACAGCACCATATTTGAATAAGTATGCATATGTAACTATGGATAAGGGGCTAGAGGACTTTGCCGTGGTGAGCTGCTATAACTACTCGACAGCAACGAGAGTTAAGATTTGCTTCTCATCCCTAGATCTCATAGTCGCCATGGCCAAGTCACGTCGTGAACACACTGCGATCGGGACAGACTGTCATCTGGTCGGAAAATAACAACATCGGTCATGTCCGAAAGATTTTCGCGCTTGGCTTTTCTATTCTAAGCATCACTTTTCTAATGGCAGCTGCTAGGGCTGATTAGGAATTGACCAGAATTGATTAGGAAGTGGTCAAGATTTTTGCGCCGATTACAAACTGCAGCCGACGGTGATAAGAATGGCAAGTGGCCATGCCAAGACAGTAGAGCAAGTGCGTGGAGGTATAAATGGACTTTTGAGCATGTAAATAACGATGCTTTAGCAGGACTTCACAATTTTCGCAGCCTTTCATTCTGTGTGCCTTCCATAGTGCGGCTGAGTCGTTGGAAAGCTAAGATGCATATGATAATATAAGCGATGTCTAAAAACATCTACTCTTTTATTTCAACCATGCTGGGCCGCAATTGGTCCACTTTGTTCACACCAAGTAGTCTCATCGTGGTCAGAATCTCAGCGGAGAAGACTACAAAGCATAATCAGCCTGTGTCTGTTCTCGCGATAGACGATACGTACTGTTAACAGCATGTTCAACACCTTGTTGTCCACCAACAGCGTTGGCATACAAGaaacctcttccagctccaaCAGCGTTAGCACCTAAACAAAGtgccttgacagcatcaGAGCCTCTCCAGATACCGCCATCCACCCAAATCTCGAATGGCCGGTCTGTAGGCTTCCCCTGAGGATCAGGTGGGGTCAAATTTTCGGGATGCTCCAGGGCGGCAGGCTGAAGACCGATGGGACCTCGGTATTCAGGTCGAAGAAGGTAAGGAGCATGTTTACGAATTTCAAGCAGGGTGTCAATACCTGTGTGAGTTGTGTCGAGTTGTCGACCACCGTGGTTTGAGAGAACAACACCGTCGGCACCCATGCGATAGGCAAGAATGGCATCCTATGCCATAGAAGTCAGCTATTTTGCAGATACAATCCGTGTCCGCGCATAAATACCTCAACAGTTTGGACACCCTTAATAAGCAAGGGCAGCTTGGTTTGAGACCTAATCCACTTAATGTCGTCCCAGCAAAGGTCGGGATCGACACCCGCAAACATCGCCTCACTGACACCCTTCGTATCATCGTGCTTTTCAAAAGCCCCGGTTTTTGGAGGTTCAAAATTGCCCTTGAGCCTCAAATCACGCTCACGCTTTCCACCGACAGCAGCATCAACAGTAAGTAGGATGGcgttgaggttgaggcgGTTAACACGCTTGAGAacctcagcagcaagatCACGCTTAGAATTGACATaaagctggaagaagaggggcTGGTTGTCAGATCGGGCGGCACAGATCTCTTCGAGAGAGCAGGAAGCGAATGAGGAGATCTGATGACCGTTAGGGTACCTGTTTTAGATTGTGCTGCGGCAAACTTACACATTGGATGATACCAGTGTTGGCAGCTCCGCGGGTCATGTTAACCTCACCAAGAGGGTGACCAAGTTTAGCCATAGCGCTAATCATATATAAGGTATTGCGAAGCCATTTTGGGAGAGACAGACTTACGCAGGGGAAATCATAACGGGTAAGGAGCTCTTGTAGCCCAAAATAGTTGTAGATGCATCAGCTTCAGCGACCTTTCTGAGAACCCTGGGTCGGAAATGAATTTTGCGATACGATGTATTATTTTCATTTTTAGCTATCACTTATTGTGAGCATTCCATAATTACCGGTTATCAAGGTGGTACTTACTtagctcatcatcagctgcGGAAGCGTAATAGGCCCATCCAACACTAGTGCACATGTCCTCGGCAAGTTTCTCAAAGTCTCTCATGTTCACGACACTTCCCAATCCTTGCTCCTCTATTTCTTTTCGCTTGCGCTCAATTCGCTCAGTTTCGTCCTGTTCGTCCTTGGAGATCTTCAATTTCagtttttccttttcttcatcggAGGCAGAAGCGGTGTCGAGGGTTCCAAGATGTTGAACATTGGGAGGGAGGTTATCTGCTTCAAGCTGGTCTGATGGATGTCTGGGGTTAAAGATGAATGTCACATCTTTTGAGCGATTCTCTGCTATGatatcttttcctcctggGTGATCTTCCAGGAAATCCGTCATACTATTATGATCATTGTTAGTCTCGCCAACTAAACGTTCTAGAGATGTTATCATCATATACATACTCGTATACATGTCCCTGAATCACAACCCACACTCTATCTCCATCCTTATGCTCCAATACCTCCTTGATGGAGACCTTCTTACcctcctgcttcttttcctgctCAAGAGCTTGAGGCTTATCCGGTACGGCAGTTTCAACCACTTGTTGAGAATCAAGATGAGCTCTGTTCAAGTACATATACGTCTATAAACTGCCATTAATATCAAATGAAGTAGATGACACAGTAAACCGACTCACTGGGACAGCCAAAGCCACGCCGGCACCGATCAAGAACTTGGAAGAGACCGTCTTTGAACTCGTGTTCGGCGCTATGCGGCTTGTTAAGCCACGAGCAAAGACTGGACGGTTACGAGACAGTCTTGCTGCTTTTTGAAGTACAGTTGTTCGTATGGACATGGTGATGCCTGTTGAACGGCCGTTGGGTATCTAAACAAGGGATGAAAGGATGGGATATAAACTGTTGTACTTGTTATAGGGTTCGTTACCGACGACGGACGGCCCGGATAGTTGATGTGCCGGAGAGATTTCTCGGCTAGATCTGCCTATCACTGGCCAGAATTATGTCATCACTTATTATTACTAGCATGAGTCGTTAACATTATTATTTTGTTAATATTTTTGAGCTTCCAAACTTTGACATCCAGCCATCCCAGTACCCATAGTCAACCGCTAACCCTGAATCTACTTAAGCGAGCAACAGGTAAACGAAAGTCTCTGATCTACTGGTTGTTCGTCTGCAGTATGATAATATGATATGCGAGATGGTAATAAATCTATGGCAGATGCGACGATGTTCTATTTTTATGGATGGTTATTCAAAGAGCGCGTTCGTACGCTGGCAGCCGCGTCCGGGGACAAGCTGAGACCATAAGAGACCAAACTTCATTGAAGATGGATTGAGGTAAATATGTGGATTTCTTGTCTAGTGTTGCTACATTACAGAGGATTGGTATTGCATGCAGCGTGACCTGTTTTCAGATTCAATTCCATGATTGTCACTTGAGATGATAATGTGCACATTGCGCCGGCCTCATTGGCAGTGGCCCAGCTATGTATTGGTCGATATGGCAATGATACATTACTGGCGATACATTGGGTGCCTCTTATTATTGCAAGAGTTAAATAACGGCAGATGTTTCTACGCCGCCAAACCAGCTCTTCACCCACTTTCTCCACCACTCCCCTCCAACGgcctcaccaccaccagcagTACTTGTTGAGCCACCGGGTCCTCCTGCAATTCTACCGCGGGGAGTGTGCCTCGCAGGATAAAGGCTCGCGCGAAGGGCGACACCTGTCgcagagaggaaaatggtTGCCCATCCCCAAAGAGCGCCCTGGACAAGAGGTGCGAACAGCTGTTTCATTTTATCAGCATTTCCATTTCACAGGTCTGAGTTCCGGCTATACCTGATCGCGAATCGTGACCCAAGCGACCCTGGACCAATCCACATCCACCTCCCGGCCCCAAAAGTATACCTCATCCCTATCAGCACTCTGCACCATTCCTGTTCTGACTTCTTGTTCCGGCTTTTCTGCTAGATGCGATCTGGACCCCTTCCCAGGCTTGGGCCTAAGGAATGGTCTTattgagagaaggaacgaCTGTCGATGATATATATCAGTGTCGGACGCGACGTACATTATAGCGAGAGACTAACCTGCTCGAACCGCAAATCAGGCAAAGGGGGCATATGGCccttcaccctcctcctcccctcttGCCGTGCACGAGCGTTATCATGTCTTGAGGGTTTGGGGAGATCATctgggaagggagaagatgaaggccTATGGACAGCCTGGGCTTGGGATCGGAAGGGAATGTGTGAAGGATCCAGTGTTGTCATTCTTGTAGGAGAAGTTGACTGAAGATGTGCTGGGTTATGTATACTACGAGTTACGGCGTGAACGGCAACAAGGGATGTTTCTTGtggggagaaagaaataAGCAGCTGTAGAGGCAGCACCATCGACCGATGAATGGAATCTCGCTCACTGCCATCACTCTCAATCGTCGGGTAGTACGTAATATTACGTAAGGAAGGCCTATCTGTCTTAGACAACGAGGTGGTCAAGTAATACTAAGTTGAGTGGCAGTTGAGTGGCTGAGGGATGTAACTGAGTTCGTCGTTTCCAGTTAATCTCAACACGTTTTCTCGCAGTATTCCAACAAACTCCCACAACTACCGTATCCGCTACTCGGCATGGATCCACGCCCCTCCGTCCCACAAGttcccctccacctcacTTCCATTTGTATCCTCTCCCCGTCTAACACACCTCTCTACGTCCACTCGTTCACCGGCGAACAAGATGAGTTACGGCACTATCATCTCAATCATGCAGCTGTAGATGTGCTTGAAGAGAGAAGTACGTGTGCTGGACATGGCATGGGGTTTCTCAGTGCTGATGTTGACTTCCCAGTTGTCATGACTTCAACACCTACACGACCTGCCGATTCCTATTTGGGGCTTTTATATTCCCTTGAAGATATGGCATTGTAAGTGGTTACTCAGCTCTGTATGTAGTTTGAGGCTGATCGTATGCCCAGCTATGGTTTCCAAACAACAACGAAGCTCCGAATGGTCCTCTCAATATCAATGGTGGACGCTATGATTAAAGACGCTGACATTGTCGCCATATTCCGAGCGGTCCATAATCTCCTGCTAATAGCTTGCAATAACCCTTTCCTTTCATTACCACCTTCATTTCATGCCATTTCCGCCAACAAATCTGCGGATGGGAAAGCAGAAAATCTCACTAATCCCCCTTTGCCTACTTCTAAGATGTTCGCGACAAACCCCGAAGAAATCAAGCCAATATGGCTGAAACAGAGTCGAAGATTTACAGAAGGGATCAAGGCTATTGGGGAAATGTTGAGCGGTGGAAGATAGATATATGTATTTGCCAAGTAAGTCTTCGCATCAAACGACAACGGCTTTGGCTGAAATTTCTCTCAGATATTCCTGTTGTATACCATGCATGACATACCTCCATTCGCTGCGCCGCCAATATACACTGCGTGCATTTTTTACCATCATACTTTGGTCAGGACGTTCCAGAAGCTGTAGTCACCTCGAGTGACAACCCTCAATGGCTGCTGGTCCGTACGATGAGCACTCGTAACCGTCTTCTATTGACTGGTTACTGGGCCTCGAAAATCGTTCATCTCCGACCTACATTCATATAGCCCTATGTTGACACTGTGTTCCGAAGGTTCGTGGTCGCCGTGACAGATACGGGGCTGAAATATCTTGTCCAGTATTATAACGCCTATATGCATTAAATATCACCTACTAAATAATTATCACATGTGCTTTCGAAGCCAAGAAACAATGTCGTTCCCCAGATCCCTCCAatgctcatcatcccattcttcccCCATGACGccttcaaatccttccAAGCTTTCATACCGTTTACCCACCAATGACAAGGCCAATGAATCGAGGTATGCTTGCTTAATAGATCTCTCTTCCGTTGAAAcatggagaggaggagtaAGGTGAATACCCATCGATGTAATTAAAGCATGTCGAGCGGCGATGGAAATTGACTAAAAAATACTATCAGCGCCTGAAATTCCACAAGGGTTACAAATGACTTGCAAGATCACCAAAGGAAAAGTTCCCTTCCAACTCGTTGGTAAACTCTGGTGTCTGCCCATACTGCCATTCCCAAGATTTCAACTCTTCATACCCCTCccagatcttcttctctttgacCATGGATTCTGTGACCTCACACGTTGTCATTGGCTTCTCTTCGCCAGCATAGGTTTTGGCAAACTCGGCAGTGACGGCTCGTACAAAGTCGTCATGGTGCAGGTGCTTGGATCGTCCCCGGGGGAGATAATGATTCAATGTGGTAACCGGTGAGCGATACGAGGCGATACCCTTGGTTTCCATCTTTGGCTACAAAGGTCACAGTTAGAAGAACGCTCAGTGAAACTTGATGTGACTTACTGAAATTGATCTTAATGACTTCCCAAGTTCAgccagagaagaagaaatgagcATTGTTCCATGGTGGTACGCTCTGTGTTGGATAATCTTGTATGCAGATCCCGACACGTAAGCAAGAGAAGTCAGCATTGGAGTATTAAAACTAGCTCTGAACTACTCATCTTATACTCCCTATCCCCATCTCTTATTATTACATCATTCCTGTCGTTTACCCCGCACCCAGTAATACCAAGTGTTTCTCTTATAGCTCGTGAGACCAACTGCGCGCCGTGGGACCGtgtgaagagaagacgagggagaatgatggagaagtTTGTGTTGCCCATATCCTACACTCATAGTGTGGGTGGTTAATAATCGGCCGACGGGCAGGGACAGAACGAACATGGTACACTGCGCCGCCGCCCGAACGTCTTCGTACAAGTGGAATAGACTCTTCTCTGAGCTTCTTGGGGGTTGTCTCTTTCCAGGGATTCTATGGTGAGTCAGCTTTTTCCAGTTCTGATGTTAAAACATATCCGTACTTGATTGCGCCCTATAACTACACATGGGAAGTTGCGATATAAAAATAAGACGGGTTGATCATGCGGCGTGTTACGGAATAACCTTGGTGGAGGATTAGTTGACGTAGACTTGGACCGAAAAAGTCTTTGCGTACCAGTCTTCGTAAGATAGGTTGAACCACGGATCATGACTTTTTGATATGTAGGT includes the following:
- a CDS encoding ATP-dependent RNA helicase DDX35, with translation MPPLQFWKPGTAAPGSSLDRESEKDGSLPINTSQNAHLSLDAQRQRLPIYKHREKLLWCVEKYPVVIVIGQTGSGKSTQLPQYLHEAGWTGRNHVVACTQPRRVAATSVATRVAEEVGSVLGDEVGYTIRFEDLSHPTRTKIKYMTDGMLFRETMMDPLLSKYSVIMIDEAHERGAYTDLLLGLLKKIMRKRPELRVIISSATIDAEDFLEYFNTNADGTDRSKDDAIIVSLEGRMFPVEVCYLKEPCADYTQAAIQTVFDIHLKEPLGDILVFLTGREEIDQVIQEVSDRLLSLPKAAPKLLALPLYATLPPEEQSLIFDPPPRDTRKVIFSTNIAEASVTIDGIKYVVDSGFVKIKTYNPRTCMDVLTTTPCSLASANQRAGRAGRTSAGKCFRLYPASILPTTNPSSPMPLTTPPELVRSDISLYLLQLKALGIDNLAKFDFMSPPPSEMMIRALEFLFCLKAIDDEGRLTRPMGERMAEVPLDPMMAAILLNSHEFRCGEEILTIAAMTSVQNVFITAEGGTKATMAELERRKFTAEEGDHLTLLNAYNAFARYGQNNKQWCGNHRLNYKALSRAMSIRKQLKKYMERFRIPIVSCEGDAVRLRKCLVSGYFKNAAKMLPDGTYRSARENAPLHVHPSSVMFTRQPSTGWVIYHEVVETTKSFMRDLTVIDEDWLVELAPHFYRFKGGGLKQHF
- a CDS encoding L-lactate dehydrogenase, encoding MSIRTTVLQKAARLSRNRPVFARGLTSRIAPNTSSKTVSSKFLIGAGVALAVPTYMYLNRAHLDSQQVVETAVPDKPQALEQEKKQEGKKVSIKEVLEHKDGDRVWVVIQGHVYDMTDFLEDHPGGKDIIAENRSKDVTFIFNPRHPSDQLEADNLPPNVQHLGTLDTASASDEEKEKLKLKISKDEQDETERIERKRKEIEEQGLGSVVNMRDFEKLAEDMCTSVGWAYYASAADDELTKNENNTSYRKIHFRPRVLRKVAEADASTTILGYKSSLPVMISPAAMAKLGHPLGEVNMTRGAANTGIIQCISSFASCSLEEICAARSDNQPLFFQLYVNSKRDLAAEVLKRVNRLNLNAILLTVDAAVGGKRERDLRLKGNFEPPKTGAFEKHDDTKGVSEAMFAGVDPDLCWDDIKWIRSQTKLPLLIKGVQTVEDAILAYRMGADGVVLSNHGGRQLDTTHTGIDTLLEIRKHAPYLLRPEYRGPIGLQPAALEHPENLTPPDPQGKPTDRPFEIWVDGGIWRGSDAVKALCLGANAVGAGRGFLYANAVGGQQGVEHAVNIFSAEILTTMRLLGVNKVDQLRPSMVEIKE
- a CDS encoding high-affinity nickel-transporter, whose translation is MFSQWTRRVNEPRLTQRKLTLLGRAIALVAGELLFNAVCWIAAGICFGKTDGILGLALLAWTIGLRHGLDADHISAIDNATRQLVSQGQLPITCGLFFSLGHSTIVIVVNVAIAVSVDIYDKLDRVGSIGGIVGASVSASFLFLIACLNIYFLIGAIKQRRSMKRRQALGLPPDEDEGDPSKIYGGGCMVRVVGPILRAVDRPWKMYPVGVLFGFGFDTASSIALLAISAIAQRGPNGDSISHGKIVILPFLFTAGMSLVDSLDSILMLYAYATPDSTSPEGKLALLQHPDYKDFQVEETVATTLTAEGGQTEGHLIEQIDVPQGEIERLETEDNLKAKTGNEISVEEERVGGSSRVDNIGGARNERVMKAKANTMSSLSIILTLLSILVALSISLIEIMGLIGDNCTQCQDAANDPDGGGLAGSWWRAWARANDQSGYIGAAIVGCFAAILFGWYGTKWGMKKWKARKDAKAAIILQEQ